A region from the Paenibacillus humicola genome encodes:
- the rplV gene encoding 50S ribosomal protein L22: MPEAKASANFIRIAPRKAQLVVDLIRGKQVGEAIAILRHTPKAASPIVEKLLNSAVANAEHNYQMDVNNLVISQVFVNQGPTMKRFRPRAMGRASRINKRTSHITLVVSEK, encoded by the coding sequence ATGCCAGAAGCAAAAGCGAGCGCGAATTTCATTCGTATTGCCCCTCGCAAAGCGCAGCTCGTTGTGGACTTGATCCGCGGCAAGCAAGTCGGCGAAGCAATTGCGATTTTGCGCCATACGCCGAAAGCCGCTTCCCCGATCGTGGAGAAGCTGTTGAATTCCGCGGTTGCAAACGCGGAGCATAACTACCAAATGGACGTTAACAATTTGGTTATTTCGCAAGTTTTCGTCAACCAAGGACCGACGATGAAACGTTTCCGCCCTCGCGCGATGGGACGTGCCAGCCGGATCAATAAAAGAACGAGCCACATCACTTTGGTGGTATCCGAAAAATAA